Part of the Montipora foliosa isolate CH-2021 chromosome 13, ASM3666993v2, whole genome shotgun sequence genome is shown below.
tatatttagcTTTTTGATAAAATGCTTAAAAAGGAACAGGATGGAGGTATTTGTTAGTCAAATAGGAATTGCAGTAGGGTCAAGGTTtaagagaaattgcaaacaggGAAAGAAAACACCAACCACTTTCTTGAGGGGGACAGAGGAAACCAGGATCCAATGTTTATGCCCTGGGAGTGTGGGGCCaaagaaagacttttcatgCCAACTCATTTTCCAAACCAATGACAGCATGCATTAATACAATTTTGAGCATGTAGGATAGAGCATGACTCTCCACATATAAAATTCGTATATTAAACCAATTAACAAGTACCCGGGATCTTTTGCAACACACTATCCATAGCAGTCTTTATAATCTGTACCACTGtattattttattacttacCAACTGGACCATATAAATTCCCTATCAAACCATTGGGAAGAGCAATGCTTTGAAACTTAAGAGCATGGACTCTCTTATGGCCATTGTAGAGAATCCTTTGGTGTTGTTCAGGGCGTGCAATGGCTCTTATGGTTCCATCTATGAACCCAAAGCAGTTGTCCAGTGGAGCACCTTTAGCTGTTATAGCGTCAACATACGTCTGGAGGTTTGCAGGACTAAGAAGATCATGATTCCAATTCAATACCTTGTGTCCGTGTACATTGTAAATGAAGTCAAGCATCTGGTTGGTGATCATAGAGAGCACTGGCGGCACTGGTTTAGCAAATCTGGGTATCATATCACCATATCTACATGGGTAAGCCATTCGCCTTAGGAGCATGCATAGGCCTTCAATGCCGGTACAAACAGAACCTTGCTCGCATGTTATGGTATCTGGAACCCGTAAAACTTCTGCCAAAGCTCGTACGTCTCTTTTACGAAAACGAAACTCTGCCACACATTCAGCTTCGTCGAGTTCGTCGAGGTCAAACGGTGCGTAAACATCATACGGAAAATCAAGGTCTTTCGAAGAATAAAGGTCGTAAAGAAGAATAAATTCTTCATCGTCAATGAAACCATCGTCGTAGCTTATTATAAGCGAATTGCGCAAGTCTTTGAACGCCATAGACAAACAAAATTTATAATGACTTAAGATGCCGTCGTCTTCCCGCAAGATCGTCCGCTTAACCTTCAAATTTTCCCTCCGAAAACCAAACCCTCGATCCAGTCTTTCTCGGATGTGAAGCGTCGTCGTCGTCCCttcgtcgtcgtttcttaagttCCCTTTTGACGCTCAAAAACGGGATATTTAATTtagcatatttaatttagtttcccttgacaatggcgccaagatgtcgccgaaacgtcggacgcttttatcgctagtttttgccagtatatgtctgtctaaatcattgttaattaaaaaCGGGATATAACAGAAAACAAAGATTCCCACAATGTATACCATCGTGAGCGTGGACTTCTTGTAGCAATTTATCTTTAAAACTTGGCAGTTCACTGACCGAGATGATTCGGGGAGGTTGTTTTGATCGCTAATTTGCCTCTCGTGGCGACGAACACACTTTAGGATTCTCACGTAAGCTAGTAAAGTGAAAACTAAGCTGCTAAAAATCACAGGGAGGGAAATCATGTTGAAGATAACGTCGTTTGCAATCCAGAATCTTGACGCTGATATTAGGATGAAGAAGATCCAAACACAAGATGCAGCGATTAATATACGTTTTGTTGTGACAATCGCTCGGTATCGCAAATGAAGACTTAGTGCAAGATATCGTTCTATGAGGGTGGCAAAGGGGTGGTCATGATCCCGTTTCACGCacaaattttaacaaaattcaCGCGTCACGTACGGTTTTAACAAAATTTCACCAATTCAACATAAATGAACATCAATCCAAGCTCTTACCTTACCCGCTGTTATTAAAACAAAGGAGCCAAGAGACCATATTCATATGCCCAGAAAGAGGCTGTGGTTCACGCCGATTCATCATAGCAAATACTGCAATAATCAAATGTTAGTTTCACGATGTAGTCAATTGAGATGTAGATCGCAATGTTTCAGCAGCTTCCAGTGTTAATCAGGCGAATGTTGAATAAGTGTTGATGGGCCTACGCGACTCCTGCGGTTCGCAAGCgattctaaaatctgtgccttCAAAGTTTAGCTCTGACTTAAGTGTCttttaacgactttcctttgcgatatgatagTATGGGTGGCTCCTTAAATACTTCACTAAGGTGCGGTTGGGTTTGAATAAGGTGCCATTTCCCCATTCCCCATTAACATATTCTTGATACTAGGTAGAGCCGGGTGGTAAtgtgtaacaaaaggcaatattttcttttgtgtgccgttgtctttgttttcaagtgacctctctctatccgtgaagttaacttcagataggaatttttctgaaaatttatttgggtatcCTCTATTCTTTAGACGTGTTTTGAAACTCTGCATGTTATTATTAGACGGaagattacgtttatacaagtacaaggaaagattacgtttatacaaacgttggcagtgtagcacttatattttaaacagagttaactgaatgtacttgtacatgttcattgccgtgactttaacatcttcagtttccacggcctgctcccgtctgaccttgtaactcagtcggtagagcggcggagatctaacccgaaggtcgtgggttcaattcccaccccggtcagagtttttctctgtccttgtttgggcccatctccattagtagggctaacgctcacatggttgatatggggtagaaatctagcacttcacattacactccattcagttaactttattattaaacgtcacgactgacgaatttgttcttaggAGGCTTCTCCTTTTATGAAACCTTTCAAAACGCCTGGTGGATGACACGAATAAAAATTCGTGTGTTGAAAGGTCTCTGTGTGTTTGTAATGTGTTTGCACATCAAGGGTGGATTCTCTATTGAATCTCTCGCCTTTGTACACGTTTGTGTCTAAGAATGTATTTTCTGAGTCTtatatttcagccgtaaatttgattgtatctTAGTAGTTGTTTGCCCTTTGCACAAAATTTTCTATATACATCGTCAATGTATCTCTTCCAAACTagcggtttaattttgctcttgctgataatacctttttctatttttgccatgaaaacattagcaaaagccacggccattttggttcccATTGCCGTTCCGTGGGTTTGCAAATAATGTCGCCCATTGAATTGGAAGGAATTCTCTTTAAGTATCAGGCAAAGCATTTGCCTCAAGAACTTAGTAGGGATTGGTAAATGGTTTTGATAGAAGTCTTCGTACGCTTTGCATACAGTCGTGATCCCTTCTTCTTGAGGTATATTTGTGTACAAGCTAGTTACGTCCATTGAGGCAAGGATTGCGTTCTTTGGCAGTTTCGTTTTCTCGATGAAGTTTATAAAGTCTGTTAAATCTTTCAGATAAGATTCTTGTTGTTGCGCTATCGGCTGTATGAGGCGGTCAACGAAGCATAAAATTCTTTCTGTAGGGCCGTCACACCCAGATATTATAGGACTACCTACTAGTGTAGGCTTATGACCTCAGGATTTTGTCCGAGGCCTTTCGTTGGGGCAATTTGCTTGAGATCGGTAAATGCAACCACGTGCTTGGTAAAATTATGTAAATCTTTATGGCTGGCATCTATTGGCACATTAAACTTCTTGTGAATAGCTTGCGTAGCTGCTGATCCACTGGACtcgcaaagaaagaaagagacaagAACCTTGACGTTCACATGCGCCGCTGAAGACAGGATTTCGATTTCGTTTTCCATGCTGCAGCGATAAACAACAAGAGCAGATCTCAAAGGTCACTGTCACAAGACCAGCTGCGCAAGATGTCAAAGACTTGTCAAGTTCTGATGACTGACCGTGACGGATATGACATTGACGCCAAGGAGTCCATGGGACCGTTTTGAATCAGTTATTGTCGGAAAAACCTCAGGAAAACGAAATTTCCAAGGCCAAAAACAAATAGTTCACGAATCACGCATACCTCATGAGATAATTCACGCGTCACATGCTTTCAGGTATTCACGAATCACGTTTCTTTTTAAGTAACTTTCACGCGTCACGTACAAATTTGAGCCCTTATCACGTGTCACGCATAAACCCTTTGCCACCCTCTTCAATGGATATCCCGGTCATTGTAAGAACTGACGTACCCGCAGTTATACAGCCAAGAGATTCTGTCAGTATCCTGGTAGTACAGTACATACTTAAGCAGTTGTTAAGCTCGCCTATCTTGTGGATCACAAAACTTGGTTGCGCGATTAAACCTACGGTCAAATCACTGAGCGCTAGGCAGGACAGCAGCTCCCGCGTTTTCCAAACCACAAG
Proteins encoded:
- the LOC137983133 gene encoding uncharacterized protein → MAFKDLRNSLIISYDDGFIDDEEFILLYDLYSSKDLDFPYDVYAPFDLDELDEAECVAEFRFRKRDVRALAEVLRVPDTITCEQGSVCTGIEGLCMLLRRMAYPCRYGDMIPRFAKPVPPVLSMITNQMLDFIYNVHGHKVLNWNHDLLSPANLQTYVDAITAKGAPLDNCFGFIDGTIRAIARPEQHQRILYNGHKRVHALKFQSIALPNGLIGNLYGPVEGRKHDAGMLVDSGLLHDLEQFAFNPAGQPVCVYGDPAYPLSVHLQGPFKHGVLSPQMEEYNAAMSAVRSSVEWLYGDVVNSFKFNDFKKNLKLFLNCVGKLYVVSVILRNAVTCLYGNLTSTYFDLLPPRLDNYFA
- the LOC137981776 gene encoding adrenocorticotropic hormone receptor-like yields the protein MSNSNVLNSSAINFQCSTLETNTQFTEYLFTAYILTSILNGISSITAITGNAVVILVVWKTRELLSCLALSDLTVGLIAQPSFVIHKIGELNNCLSMYCTTRILTESLGCITAGTSVLTMTGISIEEGGKGFMQRYLALSLHLRYRAIVTTKRILIAASCVWIFFILISASRFWIANDVIFNMISLPVIFSSLVFTLLAYVRILKCVRRHERQISDQNNLPESSRSVNCQVLKINCYKKSTLTMVYIVGIFVFCYIPFLINNDLDRHILAKTSDKSVRRFGDILAPLSRETKLNMLN